From the genome of Vicia villosa cultivar HV-30 ecotype Madison, WI linkage group LG2, Vvil1.0, whole genome shotgun sequence, one region includes:
- the LOC131649275 gene encoding uncharacterized protein LOC131649275, with product METVENLVNKWGYKKGSYSVWAKILEIDEGYIPIRNDDDAYDFASYFCANGTEGDLYLEHDAENIEQYVREPACVNGDTDLDDLGDEVVEGLDDSEDDRATALLDGFEGIDVTLPLREEGVVAGLLTRPNKKCEEDAYVSDELNSSDPDESCDEDKPKYEKFRKEHLNKDFKFKWGMEFNTLVDFKEAIREWSVLNGREINFVKNESYRVRVECKAKCGFLVLCSKVGHKHTYAIKTLVDTHTCARVLNNRSANSRWVAKHVVKKMQSSENVRIRDIMQDVRQNFSVGITVARAWKAKLMAKKIVEGDADMQYAALWRYASELKRVNSGNTVKINVERPSPTIQPRFGGFYFSFDGCKKGFINGCRPFIGVDGCHLKTKYGGQLLIAVGRDLNDQYFPLAFGVVETETKESWRWFIQLLMEDIGHDKRIVFISDQQKGLVAVFDEMFERIEHRFCLRHLYANFKKMFGGGTLIRDLMMGAAKSTYHQAWMQKMNELKNVDFNAWTWLMAVPTKSWCKHAFSFYPKCDVLMNNISESFNATILVARDKPILTMCEWIRKYLMNRVATSVHKLEKWQHRVMPIPRRRLDNEVFHSGHWLPTWSVDEKFQVTHSFNNQEFIVDIAKKSCSCNFWELVGIPCRHAVSALSYRKQTPEDFVDECYTREKYAKCYGFSVSPINGQDMWPETEIEDMLPPAYKQGPGRPRKVRIRESGEEGARKRRTGVAYKCTKYDQFGHNALTCKSPTQDPVALKRKRKVKSKVTEVVQNDVQNDVQAENEEQNNVETEVVQNDVQAAVQNDVEAENTIVNHNPRKRRQSNLTMV from the exons ATGGAAACTGTCGAGAACCTAGTGAATAAGTGGGGGTACAAGAAAGGGAGCTATAGCGTATGGGCGAAGATATTGGAAATAGACGAGGGTTATATCCCGATTAGAAATGATGATGATGCATATGATTTTGCTTCTTATTTTTGTGCAAATGGTACTGAGGGAGACTTATATCTGGAACATGATGCTGAAAACATAGAACAATATGTGAGGGAACCTGCTTGTGTTAATGGAGACACTGATCTAGATGACTTAGGAGATGAAGTGGTTGAGGGTTTGGATGATAGTGAGGACGACAGAGCCACTGCCTTGTTAGATGGTTTTGAGGGTATTGATGTAACTTTGCCACTAAGGGAAGAGGGGGTAGTTGCTGGATTGTTGACTAGGCCCAATAAGAAATGTGAAGAAGATGCATATGTTAGTGATGAGCTCAACTCATCAGATCCAGATGAGTCTTGTGATGAGGATAAGCCCAAGTATGAGAAATTTAGGAAAGAGCACCTAAATAAGGACTTCAAGTTTAAGTGGGGTATGgaatttaatacacttgttgacTTCAAAGAGGCAATACGTGAGTGGTCAGTTCTCAATGGTAGGGAaattaattttgtgaaaaatgaaagttatagaGTAAGGGTAGAGTGTAAGGCTaaatgtggttttttggtcttatgTTCCAAAGTGGGCCACAAGCATACTTATGCTATAAAAACACTTGTAGACAcccacacatgtgctagggttttaAACAACAGATCTGCAAACTCAAGATGGGTGGCTAAGCATGTGGTCAAGAAAATGCAATCAAGTGAAAATGTGAGAATCAGGGACATAATGCAAGATGTAAGGCAAAATTTTTCAGTGGGTATTACTGTTGCTCGGGCATGGAAGGCTAAGTTGATGGCAAAAAAAATAGTGGAGGGAGATGCTGATATGCAATATGCTGCTCTATGGAGGTATGCATCTGAATTAAAAAGAGTTAATAGTGGCAATACTGTGAAAATTAATGTTGAGAGACCAAGCCCAACTATCCAACCTAGATTTGGAGGTTTCTACTTCTCTTTTGATGGCTGCAAGAAAGGGTTTATCAATGGATGTAGGCCCTTTATAGGGGTTGATGGATGTCACCTAAAAACCAAGTATGGTGGTCAACTTCTGATTGCAGTTGGAAGGGATCTAAATGATCAATACTTCCCATTGGCTTTTGGAGTGGTAGAAACTGAGACCAAGGAGAGTTGGAGATGGTTCATCCAACTTTTGATGGAGGATATTGGACATGACAAAAGAATTGTTTTTATCTCTGATCAACAAAAG GGACTGGTAGCTGTTTTTGATGAGATGTTTGAGAGGATTGAACATAGGTTTTGCCTCAGACATCTATATGCCAATTTCAAGAAAATGTTTGGTGGAGGAACCCTAATAAGGGATTTGATGATGGGAGCTGCTAAGTCTACATATCATCAAGCTTGGATGCAGAAGATGAATGAGCTAAAGAATGTTGATTTCAATGCTTGGACTTGGTTGATGGCTGTACCTACCAAGAGctggtgtaagcatgcttttaGTTTCTACCCAAAGTGTGATGTGTTGATGAACAATATATCTGAGTCTTTCAATGCTACAATTTTAGTTGCTAGGGACAAACCAATCCTTACTATGTGTGAGTGGATTAGGAAGTATTTAATGAATAGGGTAGCTACCTCTGTACATAAACTTGAAAAATGGCAACATAGAGTTATGCCTATACCTAGGAGAAGGTTGGACAATGAAGTTTTTCATAGTGGTCATTGGCTACCAACTTGGTCTGTGGATGAGAAGTTCCAAGTGACTCACAGTTTCAACAACCAAGAATTCATAGTGGACATAGCAAAAAAATCATGTAGCTGTAATTTTTGGGAATTGGTTGGGATTCCTTGTAGGCATGCTGTATCTGCTTTGAGCTATAGAAAACAAACACCTGAGGATTTTGTTGATGAATGCTACACAAGGGAGAAATATGCTAAGTGTTATGGATTCTCTGTGTCACCTATAAATGGCCAAGACATGTGGCCAGAAACTGAGATTGAAGACATGCTACCACCAGCTTACAAACAAGGGCCTGGTAGACCTAGAAAGGTGAGGATTCGAGAAAGTGGTGAAGAGGGTGCTAGGAAAAGAAGGACTGGGGTTGCATACAAATGTACAAAATATGACCAGTTTGGTCATAATGCTTTGACCTGTAAGAGCCCCACACAGGACCCTGTTgcactcaaaagaaag AGAAAAGTCAAATCTAAAGTGACTGAGGTTGTTCAGAATGATGTTCAGAATGATGTTCAGGCTGAGAATGAGGAGCAAAATAATGTGGAGACTGAGGTAGTTCAGAATGATGTTCAGGCTGCTGTCCAAAATGATGTAGAGGCTGAGAAT ACAATAGTCAACCACAACCCAAGAAAAAGAAGACAATCAAACCTCACCATGGTTTAA